TCTTTATTGTCACCGAACGGGCTCCTCCCAGCCTCCACGTTGACACGACACAATGGTAGCCACCTGATATTCACCCAACCTAAAGCTGGGCCACTTCCTGCTTCTTGTCATTGAATGTTTAACCCGACATACACTCACTTGTGTGAGCTCTTACCAGAATTTAAAATACAGGCTGAAATGAATGATCTTCCTGCTCACGGGACTAAAGATCTGATTTAGAGGCGAACAGTCTACTTATGGAGAGTATGTGAGTAGGATTAGATTGAGTTTTATTATCTGAATGTCACTCGTGCTGTCATGTTGTCGGCTGGGTCTGAGGATTGCTTGAAAGAAACTTGTTTGTCTTCAGATAAATTAcacatttagtttatttgtctttacagcacagtgacacacagttTGTTACCACTGTGGAAAACCATTTTAGATAGGCCCAAGTCACTGCCTAATTATGCATACGCTCATGTGAATGTATTACAGGGTTAAGGAACATTCagacctttttttgttttggtattgaCCCATGGTTGAAAGCAGCTCTAACTATTTCCTGCTATCTGAAAGGGTATAGCTTTAAATTCCAGCCCTAATGATCTTGTATAACCTAAATGGTGACCTGTATTTGAGGAAAACATTTCCATACCATAAAATTTACATACATGCGGAAATCCATAAGCACTAAAACACACCACTGTTCAATCTAATGCTGCTACAGCCTtgcttggtctggtatgaccagtagttTTAGTTGCTAAATATTAGCAGACATTAGCAAGATATTACTATTCAACAGACATTGCTGAACCAGTTTGCTGACTTTTTGACTCTTCTCCACTTTAGCTATTGTTACACTATGTAGTAGCATATAACATTATCCTGTCCCTTTAGTGTCTGCTGTTCAGCTAAAGTTACATAGTTTCtctttaaagtcacagtgatTTGGAAGTTCACGCATCTTTTAACTTCAGTAATGTCACGTATTACTAAGCGAAACTAAATATGTGGGCGAGAGGTTAGTAATAGGAAGATTTTAAAGCAAATCCGACATATGTGATTGGATTGCTCAAAAGTGGGTGTGGTTCAGCAAATACAGCACACGACAGAgctgaggagctgcagagtcaagtcaagcaattttatttatgtagactaatatcacaaatttgcctcaaggggcttcacaatctgtacatcatatgacaccctctgtccttagaccctcaattcagatgaggaaaacccttttaacagggaaaaaatgtaagaaacctcaggaagagcaacagaagAGGGacccctctcccaggacggacagacatgcaataaaTGTCATGCGTACAGGACAGACCAACATAGTGAAATTTACAGCATGCacaatcaggatgacaaaattatagatatATTGAGAGAGAATATGCATCCAGGAGGACGTTGAGCAACTTCCAGGTGCTGCGAAACTGAAAGGACTTGAGCCACACAAGCTCCTCTCCACCGTCGAAacctggaaagaggacagactacaaaaacacacaagagcagGGCTCAagcacaccattcacacagagaggagaaaggaaacaaacacacacagagggagagagagagagtgtcaaggacaacatgcacacaagggagagagagacttgaaaaatgtgtctttaaaactGTGATATTGACTCTGGAAGAAGCTTTGTAAGGAACCATATATGacattgttttaagacaaaagAGAATTGTTGATTTGTTAACAAGAGAACACAATTTACCTACTTGAAGACTAGAGCTATGGTGGGAGGACTAGTAGAAACTGTAATCCGTCACTCCATCAACCAGTCAGTCAATTATTAAATGAGTGAACACAGATGAGGCCTTATCTGCTTCCCTGacttactgtctctctctctttaggtCACTCCAGGCCTCTGTCCTCCATGCCTGCTCCCCCAGGCTTCACTCGACTGGAGCAGAATGAGCCTATGAACACTCTGCGTATCTCTGTGGGAGGCCTTCCTATGTTGGCTTCCATGGCCAACACCACAGACCCTCGTTTCCGCCTCAAGTGGAAGCCCATCGTGGCGGTGGCCGCCTTCCTGGCCTTCGTTGTGCTGCTCTTCATGCACCTGAGCTCAGGCTTGCGCTCCCACTCCTACGGCTCCCACAGCTGGAGAGCCAGTCGCAGTGACGCCCAGCAGTCCGAGTCCCACTACAACGACACCTACCCTCTCAGTCCGCCTGAGCGCTCCCTGCAGGGCACCCGCTACCGCATCGGGGTCATTGCCGACCTGGACACAAGCTCTCGTAGTGACAAGAAGCTGACGTGGTTTAGCTACATGAGGCGGGGGTACCTATTGGTGTCCCGAGGTGGTGACAAGGTGGCAGTCGAGTGGGATGCAGACAGGGTGATGCTGGAAAGCCACCTGTCGGAGAAGGGCAGGGGTATGGAGCTGTCTGAGCTGGTGGTGTTCAATGGGAAGCTCTACAGCGTCGACGACAGAACGGGCGTCGTCTACCACGTTGATGGTGACAAGGCCGTGCCCTGGGTCATCTTACCCGACGGCGACGGCAACGTTGCCAAAGGTCGGCATTTCCCTGGTCGCATACATGTTGTAGTTCGATATTTTACCagagtttttccattttattctgcatttcagagggaatgttgtactttttcctGTACTTTAAAACCTTTATAGCTCTCCAACTGCCCAGAATTATCTTGTGTCCCTTTGAAGGGGCCTGACCCCTAGTTTGGGAACCACtacattattatataaagtggttcaaactagctccacctccagcagctaaAACGCCAAAACTTACACATTGATGgtaacaatctaataatgttaCATATGATAATACACCAGTCACAGcggccatttttctgcattatgagtacttttactgatgCTGTATTCTGCagataatacttttgtacttagTAGTacaagtaggattttgaatgcaggactggagtatttttatgtgtttaattGGTACTTTTACTAACTTGCACTTGTGTACTTTCTCCTGATAGGGTTCAAGGCTGAGTGGCTGGCAGTGAAGGACAAGCACCTGTACGTCGGTGGTCTGGGGAAAGAGTGGACCACCACTGAAGGCGAGTTTGTCAACAACAACCCAGAGTGGGTGAAAGTAGTGGGCTTCAGAGGGGATGTACAACATGAGAACTGGGTTCCCAAGTACAAATCTTTGAAGTCCGCTGCAGGGATAGAGCCTCCAGGTGAGCACGGCAATCTCCTCTCACTCACGATTGCTTccacttcttttctctctctttactctTTACCATAATGCTCTCAATCTCCTCAGGGTATCTTATCCACGAGTCAGCAGCGTGGAGCGAGACCCTGCAGCGCTGGTTCTTCCTCCCTCGCCGCGCCAGCAAGGAGCGCTACGAGGAGACGGCAGACGAGCGCCGCGCCACGAACCTCGTCCTCAGCTGCTCGCCAGATTTCAAAGACATCATTGTGAGTCGAGTGGGTCCACTCAACCCCACTCACGGTTTCTCCTCCTTCAAGTTTGTCCCCAACACGGACAACCAGATCATTCTGGCTCTCAAGTCAGAGGAAGACGCCGGAAAGATTGCCACTTACATCATGGCCTTCACACTTGATGGGCGCATCCTTTTACCCGAAACCAAGATTGGGGATGTGAAATACGAGGGCTTGGAGTTCATATAGACTGAGACACTCACTCCTGAGGCAACCGCACTGTTGTTCCATTTTGTTTACAATCCAGTCACTGTTGAGGTAACTGCTGCTTCCTCACTGAGTTTGTTAAAGACACAACTCCAGTTCATCTTCGGTATGAACAGAAGAACTATGGGCTGTAAGATATGGTCCCGTTTTGGATTTTTTAGAAACGGTCAAAACAATGGCAGCACGTCTTGTGGTGGATCATCTCCATCCCAGGCCAAATGTGGCCCTCAACAGTACTGTAGCCTTTCTTATAATGAATGTACAAAAGATCGATTCATCAGACTGTGATTTTTATTCTCCTAAAgcatacattttcacacacatactgtacactctCAAAACGGTCAAAGGTTTTTTCCCCTTTGCTTCGTGTTAAACATTATTCTGTACACACCGAACATGTTATTTTCTGTGGAATAACTAAAGCTCAACATTATTTGAAGGACATTTTTGGTGAGAAATGTATTAGactgtatgtaatgtgtttGGTGGGATAATGAGTAAAACCTTCATTCTTATTTTGTGAGTCTTGCCGTTTAATTCACACGTGGGTCTCTCTACAAAACTGGTTCAACAGAAATTAGACATTGTCCTCAAACAAGTCGCAACTGGACCACATACTGTTGTGCAACACCCTTTgctttaatgtgaaatgaaacTTAGGGAAAGTAGCAGGAGTGGAGAAGTGAACCTAAACATTCACCCCCCCTGTTTTTAGCAGGACTTTAAAAGGAGTGAGATTTGTCTCACAGACTTCAGAAGAGAGAAGCACATTTTCGGACGACAGCATAAGCAGAGGGGAGAAGGTAAAGTGGTTTCGTTATATGTAAGGATTTagcacattttgtcttttatgttcTACCTGATGCACAGATTTAGTATAGtcagtttaatatttaatattataataaattgCATACCATCTTGATGAAAACAGTACAAGCAAAAGCTACTGTGGGTTTATAGTCGTCCTTTGAAGAAATACATGTATTGATTTATATGttaaaaagacttaaaaacaaCACTACAGTTCTACTGTTGGTGTTGTTGGTTAAGATCAAAATCATTACATTGTAAAGTAGAGCGTATATCTCAcattgtttcttctttttcatcgTCAGAGTCCCTCACTGGCGGTTGGAAATGCTCACACATCAAAACGTATGCACCCTGTGGCTTCTGCTACTTCTCCATGTCTCTGGAAGTGCATTGAAATTTGACCTGTTCAGTGAGTCATCTGAGGCACATCTCATTTGCGTGAAAACTTGACAAAATGCTTAAACTATGCAGTGCCTATATTACATGCTTTTACAAATATATTCTGACCATGCTCATTCAACACAGCATGTAGATTATCCCAATGTTTGTATAACCTCTCATGGCCTATGCCTTTGTTTGCACACAGGGAGAAACCCTGACCCGCAGGAAGGTGACGTGAGGCTGTTTGGCTCTCAGAGTGTTTCAGAGGGCCGTGTGGAAGTCTACCATGAAGGAAAATGGGGAACAGTGTGTGACGACGGTTGGGACATGGCTGAGGCCCAGGTGGTGTGTCGTCAGCTCCAATTTCCCGGAGCCAAATCGGTTGTCATTGGGAAGGACTACGGAGAAGGTGCCCCTCTACTTCTATTTATCACCCACCAGAGGGCAGTGAAGTTATTGTAATGACTGACGAGTTGTGATCCGATGTTTAACATACAAACACCACAAATTCACCCATAAGCAAGGTCAATGTTTAATGTGTTACTGCCACAACAACTaacaaatgtatttcctttCATGTTACCTCATAGCGACTGGACCTATTTGGCTGGATGATATGAACTGTAAAGGCACAGAGAACAaactgttttcttgtgttttcaaaagCTGGGGAGTAACTGACTGCTCCCACAAAGAGGATGTTGGAGTTAGTTGTGAAACAGACGGTACGTATCAAgactccaaaacacaaaaaggcaaaGGCTCCTTTATATTGAACGCATAATGACATCTGATCCAGTAAAAAGATAACCATCTATTGTTAAATGTTCATCCCAATGATTCCTGATTCCAGACGCAAACGTGACCATCGATGATTCTATACACTCGCTGGACCACAGCATCAGTCTGTCCGATGAGCTCGGCCGAATCTTTGACAGTGAGAGTGGCTGTGACTTCCAGATCTTAGTTCGGAGTCCTACTGGAAACAGAATGAAGGACGGGACCCTGGAAATGGGTGAGACAACGATTTGTATGCACAAAATGATCCTCTCACGATTCCCACTCTTCAATGCTTCAAAGGAGATCACTAACATCACGGTTGACATCAGCCAGACTTGCCAACCACATTTCACCTCCTTCATCAGGTAAACTGAAACTAGTATAACTCGTGTTGATTTGAGACACAGAATTCATATTAATACCACCCGGGTGTTTTGTGAGCATGTAAATAGAAAGCAAAATCACTGGGAAACATCTCAAAATATTCTACAATCTGGTTCTCAATAGGTACATTTACACCCGCAAGATGGAAGTGACCTTCCTATCTGTGCAGTGCCTCCACTGGATGGCTTCTAAGTTTGGGGTGAAGCAGCTGATGGAGGACACAGGCCGGCTGTTCTCTAAAATCATCCCAGAGGATCCCTCGTTTCACACCCAGGTGTCCCTTTTAGAATATGCAGAGGAGACTGGGGACTTGGTCCTCCAGGAGAACTGCATTCAGTATCTGGCCTGGAACTACCAGAATCTGACCAGGTCCCCTGCTTGGACCCACCTCTCCCTTAAGCTCCTTCTAGTCCTTCTAGCCCGTTCAGACCTGGTGGTGCCAGATGAGTATTTTCTACTTCAGACCGTGGAGAGCTGGATCACAGAGAAGGGCAACTCGACCAGTCTGGAAACCCAGGTTGACCTGTTGAGTCGCATTCGTTTCCCTATGATCCCGGCTGAGAAACTGTATGAGCTGGAGTCCAACTCTTCTCTCTACAGCACTCATAAGAAAATGtacagtgaaaacatgttgaaagcGTTCCAGTTTAATGTTCTGCTCTTCAGTAATCTTCAGTCCAACCCCAAGTTCAACAGAGAAGATGACGATTACCAGCCCAGGATCTACATTGCTGAGCCATGGAGCACTGCTATTGGCTCTTCAAAGAAAACTTCAAATCCAGTCCGAATCCACTATCCTAATTCATACAACAGGCAGCGTTACGAATATGGCTATGATGGTCGTTTTTTTTATCCCACTGCCAGTCCATATGGTCAAGCCACAACCAAGTCGTTCAGCACACCTGTCCACAACAGCCTGATCTTTAAGGACAACAAGATTCGCTGGGAGGCAAATGTCTTAAAGAGCCAACGTGAATGTTCAAACCGAGGTCTGAGGTGCGAGTCGTTCCCTGTGGCAAGGCTGGCTCCGCAAAACCAGCTCACCCAGCAAAGCAACGTCCTCTTCCATAACCGGCTCCTGCTGATGTGCCAAGGCAAGTACATCTGTCAGGTTCAGGACTTCAAGGTCCACCTGGCTTATATCCCTGTGAATGAGACCCAGCTTCTTGCCTATCCCTGTCCTGATGACCAGTACACCTACCACTTTGTAGTGAGACCAGAGTATGTCTGATCCAATAGCAGGACCAGGCTGAATATTTCTCATGTTTGATCAATCTGTCTGCTTATTATTCAATAGATTTGCAATGATACTACAATATTATCCATGTGATTTACTTTTCTCAATAATCTTTGTTGATTCGCTACAAATGTATCACCTAGCTGTACTTTAATTCATATCAAGCAAATAAAGTGATTTCTGgatccttttctctctctgtgtgtgtgtgtgtgtgtgtgtgtgtgtgtgtgtgtgtgtgtgtgtgtgtgtgtgtgtgtgtgtgtgtgtgtgtgtgtgtgtgtgtgtgtgtgtgtgtgtgtgtgtgtgagtgtgagagcacttttcttttaaaagaccAAATGTGTCCTTCACaagagcaacagaaaaataaatcctAATCTGGAGTTTATCCAGATATGAGACACATGAAGTGACAAGTGTAAACGTAGGCCAAGTTAAACTTAATCAGCAGACTGATTTACAGCTTCACTCCCATGGACATATGCAGAACGTTGCAGTTCAGAGAGGGCCAAACTAATGCTGTAATATATGAGTGTGCTCTCTTCTGGGGTTTTAACTCGGCGCACTGACTCTTGACATGAACCCTGTCGCATAAAATGATATCTGCTGTCATGACGTCGGCCATTTTTCTGCTGTCTAGCTCACTGAAGGAGAAGGGTTCACAAATCATAACTATCAGTAGAGAAATGACGGTCTGTCAGGGAGCAATACAGTGGATTTGCacatgagaaaaaagaaaataaaatgccttAGAGTTAAGTGTTGGAAGTTAAAGTCATTCTGCTAAATGTCATTGAAATATGAGCTAAAAGGAAGAgcttttgggaaatatgcttctggtggagagttagaaAATAAGATCCATTggtgttaattggtgagctgcagaggtgctggtaggattttgttactttcaaacagagccaggctacctgtttcCCCTCGTTTCCAGTGAACAATTTAAATGGCTACTGCAGGTAGCcagttagctaagctaagctaagctaactggctaccTGCAGTAGCCTTATAGTTAACAGgcaaatatcagaatcagaatcaga
The sequence above is a segment of the Enoplosus armatus isolate fEnoArm2 chromosome 17, fEnoArm2.hap1, whole genome shotgun sequence genome. Coding sequences within it:
- the cant1a gene encoding soluble calcium-activated nucleotidase 1 isoform X2 gives rise to the protein MPAPPGFTRLEQNEPMNTLRISVGGLPMLASMANTTDPRFRLKWKPIVAVAAFLAFVVLLFMHLSSGLRSHSYGSHSWRASRSDAQQSESHYNDTYPLSPPERSLQGTRYRIGVIADLDTSSRSDKKLTWFSYMRRGYLLVSRGGDKVAVEWDADRVMLESHLSEKGRGMELSELVVFNGKLYSVDDRTGVVYHVDGDKAVPWVILPDGDGNVAKGFKAEWLAVKDKHLYVGGLGKEWTTTEGEFVNNNPEWVKVVGFRGDVQHENWVPKYKSLKSAAGIEPPGYLIHESAAWSETLQRWFFLPRRASKERYEETADERRATNLVLSCSPDFKDIIVSRVGPLNPTHGFSSFKFVPNTDNQIILALKSEEDAGKIATYIMAFTLDGRILLPETKIGDVKYEGLEFI
- the lgals3bp.1 gene encoding galectin-3-binding protein B, whose amino-acid sequence is MLTHQNVCTLWLLLLLHVSGSALKFDLFRRNPDPQEGDVRLFGSQSVSEGRVEVYHEGKWGTVCDDGWDMAEAQVVCRQLQFPGAKSVVIGKDYGEATGPIWLDDMNCKGTENKLFSCVFKSWGVTDCSHKEDVGVSCETDDANVTIDDSIHSLDHSISLSDELGRIFDSESGCDFQILVRSPTGNRMKDGTLEMGETTICMHKMILSRFPLFNASKEITNITVDISQTCQPHFTSFIRYIYTRKMEVTFLSVQCLHWMASKFGVKQLMEDTGRLFSKIIPEDPSFHTQVSLLEYAEETGDLVLQENCIQYLAWNYQNLTRSPAWTHLSLKLLLVLLARSDLVVPDEYFLLQTVESWITEKGNSTSLETQVDLLSRIRFPMIPAEKLYELESNSSLYSTHKKMYSENMLKAFQFNVLLFSNLQSNPKFNREDDDYQPRIYIAEPWSTAIGSSKKTSNPVRIHYPNSYNRQRYEYGYDGRFFYPTASPYGQATTKSFSTPVHNSLIFKDNKIRWEANVLKSQRECSNRGLRCESFPVARLAPQNQLTQQSNVLFHNRLLLMCQGKYICQVQDFKVHLAYIPVNETQLLAYPCPDDQYTYHFVVRPEYV
- the cant1a gene encoding soluble calcium-activated nucleotidase 1 isoform X1: MTQGQRSGRRRRRGHSRPLSSMPAPPGFTRLEQNEPMNTLRISVGGLPMLASMANTTDPRFRLKWKPIVAVAAFLAFVVLLFMHLSSGLRSHSYGSHSWRASRSDAQQSESHYNDTYPLSPPERSLQGTRYRIGVIADLDTSSRSDKKLTWFSYMRRGYLLVSRGGDKVAVEWDADRVMLESHLSEKGRGMELSELVVFNGKLYSVDDRTGVVYHVDGDKAVPWVILPDGDGNVAKGFKAEWLAVKDKHLYVGGLGKEWTTTEGEFVNNNPEWVKVVGFRGDVQHENWVPKYKSLKSAAGIEPPGYLIHESAAWSETLQRWFFLPRRASKERYEETADERRATNLVLSCSPDFKDIIVSRVGPLNPTHGFSSFKFVPNTDNQIILALKSEEDAGKIATYIMAFTLDGRILLPETKIGDVKYEGLEFI